A portion of the Chondrinema litorale genome contains these proteins:
- a CDS encoding BrxA/BrxB family bacilliredoxin encodes MYPEHLTAPMKQQLVSKGFKDLTTADEVTELLEKEEGTTLLVVNSVCGCAAGTARPGALFALEISDKKPDTVATVFAGVDFEATEKAREFLLPYPPSSPSIALFKDGKLAHFVERHHIEGRSAEMIGNHLKAVFDEFC; translated from the coding sequence ATGTATCCGGAACACTTAACCGCTCCAATGAAACAACAATTGGTTTCAAAAGGGTTTAAAGATCTTACAACTGCTGACGAAGTAACCGAATTACTTGAAAAAGAAGAAGGTACTACACTTTTAGTTGTAAACTCTGTATGTGGTTGTGCGGCAGGTACTGCCAGACCAGGAGCTTTATTTGCCTTAGAAATATCTGATAAAAAACCAGATACTGTAGCTACAGTATTTGCTGGTGTAGATTTCGAAGCAACTGAAAAAGCAAGAGAATTCTTATTGCCATATCCTCCATCTTCTCCATCTATTGCTTTATTTAAAGATGGAAAATTGGCTCATTTTGTAGAAAGGCACCATATCGAAGGTCGTTCTGCAGAAATGATTGGTAATCACTTAAAAGCGGTTTTTGATGAATTTTGTTAA
- a CDS encoding SPOR domain-containing protein, with amino-acid sequence MQNNLIRFLLILLVLSACKSNQIASNTPFSDNINIYRVKPVIEDTTVNENQNTSLANKEEVKEKPAPNPELDINYDLDQSAVLLAQRNRRILEEQGIVGYTIQVYSGTSRGKAEDIRDELLVRFDEKTKRAYDRPNYKVKIGEFLNKMEAYELFLLLKDDYPQALIIPDMIKVDMDKYLLESEKKR; translated from the coding sequence ATGCAAAACAATTTAATAAGATTTTTACTTATATTATTAGTGCTGAGTGCCTGTAAGTCAAATCAGATCGCTAGTAATACTCCTTTTTCAGATAATATTAACATTTATAGGGTAAAACCCGTAATAGAAGATACAACTGTTAATGAAAATCAAAATACTTCTCTAGCAAACAAAGAAGAAGTAAAAGAAAAGCCAGCTCCAAATCCGGAACTAGATATCAATTACGACTTAGACCAATCGGCAGTTCTTCTTGCCCAAAGAAATCGAAGAATTTTAGAAGAACAAGGGATTGTTGGCTATACTATACAGGTTTACTCAGGAACCAGCCGGGGTAAAGCCGAAGATATAAGAGATGAGCTTTTAGTAAGGTTTGACGAAAAGACGAAAAGAGCTTACGACAGACCTAATTACAAAGTGAAAATTGGAGAGTTTCTTAATAAGATGGAAGCTTACGAACTTTTCCTTTTGCTAAAAGACGACTACCCACAAGCTTTAATTATTCCAGATATGATAAAAGTAGATATGGATAAATATCTGCTCGAAAGCGAGAAAAAACGCTAA
- a CDS encoding cation:proton antiporter, whose amino-acid sequence MELTPETIEIIFGFLVIMVASDRISHFFPKIKLPLITGLLITGIITGPYILNLIPKRASHDLLFINETALAFIAFAAGSELYLKELRSRFRNIVWMTFGQFVVTFVLGAFAVYFLADLIPFMRQMGHGSKLAVSILAATIFVARSPSSAIAVINEMRAKGPFTQTSLGVTVLKDVLVIILFAVNFSLAGAFISNLPFDIMLFGVLIAELLLSGFIGYSLSKAIELILKTRWLIQLKAILLLVSGYCIYLLSHLIQHYTHLNFGIDVHLEPLLICIIASFLITNYSKNKAEFFNIIHKTGPLVYIAFFTLTGATMSLDILAKVWSIALLLFAIRLVSLIIGAFVGGTLGGEPWSINKISWMPYVTQAGVGIGLVTEIANEFPAWGNEFATLLISVIVLNQIVGPPLFKWAIVHLKEDHVKATGQHYEGVRDAIIFGLEGKSVALARLLKKNGWEAKIVTTISNLDLANTSDVDIRIVPAITKEVMDELEADETEVIVTMLSDKENYRICELAYEYYGTKDLIVRINDRKNLDHFHKLGARIVDPSTAIVSLMDQFVRSPTTTSLLLGMEEGQGTAEIEVSDPQLHGAFLRDLRLPPDTIILSIRRGNQIIVSHGYTRLRLQDLVNVVGSMESLEIVRLRFERG is encoded by the coding sequence ATGGAATTAACTCCGGAAACTATAGAAATCATTTTTGGTTTTTTAGTTATCATGGTCGCTTCTGACAGAATATCACATTTTTTTCCAAAAATAAAGCTACCGCTAATTACAGGTTTGCTTATTACAGGAATAATTACCGGCCCATACATACTAAATCTGATACCCAAAAGAGCTTCACACGACCTTTTATTCATCAATGAAACAGCTTTAGCATTTATTGCTTTTGCAGCTGGTTCAGAATTATACCTAAAAGAACTTCGCAGTCGCTTTAGAAATATAGTTTGGATGACTTTTGGGCAATTTGTAGTAACATTCGTTTTGGGAGCTTTTGCGGTTTACTTTCTAGCAGATCTAATCCCATTTATGAGACAAATGGGACATGGTAGCAAACTTGCAGTTTCAATTTTAGCAGCAACTATTTTTGTTGCAAGGTCTCCTTCTTCTGCAATTGCTGTAATAAACGAAATGCGGGCTAAAGGGCCATTTACGCAAACCTCATTAGGTGTAACTGTACTCAAAGATGTTTTGGTAATTATTCTATTTGCTGTAAACTTCTCATTAGCAGGCGCATTTATAAGTAATTTACCTTTCGACATTATGTTGTTTGGTGTTCTAATAGCCGAATTACTCTTATCAGGATTTATTGGTTATTCTCTTTCAAAAGCTATTGAGTTAATTTTAAAAACCAGATGGCTTATTCAACTAAAAGCCATATTACTTTTAGTTTCAGGCTACTGTATCTACTTACTATCTCACCTGATACAACATTATACACATCTAAACTTTGGAATAGATGTACATCTTGAGCCCTTACTTATTTGTATAATCGCCAGCTTTTTAATCACAAATTACAGTAAAAATAAAGCTGAGTTTTTTAATATCATTCATAAAACTGGACCTCTTGTATACATCGCTTTCTTTACACTTACAGGAGCTACCATGTCGCTAGATATATTGGCTAAAGTCTGGTCTATCGCATTATTATTATTTGCAATAAGACTCGTTTCGTTGATTATCGGAGCTTTTGTTGGTGGAACTTTGGGAGGAGAACCTTGGAGCATAAATAAAATTAGCTGGATGCCTTATGTAACGCAAGCAGGTGTCGGAATTGGTTTAGTAACAGAAATTGCCAATGAATTTCCAGCATGGGGTAATGAGTTTGCTACATTATTAATCTCAGTAATTGTATTGAACCAAATAGTAGGACCACCATTATTTAAATGGGCTATCGTACACTTAAAAGAAGATCACGTAAAAGCTACTGGCCAACACTACGAAGGTGTAAGAGATGCCATTATTTTTGGCTTAGAAGGAAAATCTGTTGCTTTGGCGAGGTTGCTCAAAAAAAATGGCTGGGAAGCAAAAATTGTCACCACCATCTCTAATCTAGATTTAGCAAATACTTCTGATGTAGATATTAGAATTGTACCCGCAATTACTAAAGAAGTAATGGATGAGTTAGAAGCTGATGAAACTGAAGTAATTGTTACCATGCTTTCTGACAAGGAAAACTACCGAATTTGTGAACTAGCTTATGAGTATTACGGCACTAAAGATTTAATTGTGAGAATAAATGATCGAAAAAATCTAGATCATTTTCATAAGCTTGGTGCAAGAATAGTTGATCCATCTACGGCTATTGTAAGTTTGATGGATCAGTTTGTTAGGTCTCCCACAACTACTTCTTTACTATTGGGTATGGAAGAAGGGCAAGGAACCGCGGAAATTGAAGTTTCTGACCCTCAACTTCACGGAGCATTTCTAAGAGACTTAAGACTACCACCAGATACGATTATTCTTTCTATTAGAAGGGGAAATCAGATAATTGTTTCACATGGGTACACCCGTTTGAGGCTTCAAGATTTGGTAAACGTAGTAGGCTCAATGGAAAGTTTAGAAATAGTAAGGTTAAGATTTGAAAGAGGATAA
- the purE gene encoding 5-(carboxyamino)imidazole ribonucleotide mutase: protein MGKVGIIMGSKSDLTVMAEAAYVLEELDVDFEVTIVSAHRTPERMYEYAKNARKNGISAIIAGAGGAAHLPGMVASLTSLPVIGVPVKSRNSIDGWDSVLSILQMPAGVPVATVALDGARNAGILAAQIIGSSDNELGKRLDEFKEKLKDKVMDAVDEIDKNGWEGKKIGFN, encoded by the coding sequence ATGGGAAAAGTAGGAATTATAATGGGGAGTAAGTCAGACTTAACAGTAATGGCTGAAGCTGCATATGTTTTAGAAGAACTAGATGTGGATTTTGAAGTAACAATTGTTTCTGCTCACAGAACTCCAGAGCGTATGTATGAATATGCTAAGAATGCGAGGAAAAATGGTATAAGTGCTATTATTGCTGGTGCAGGTGGTGCTGCACACTTGCCTGGTATGGTTGCTTCTCTAACTAGTCTTCCTGTAATTGGTGTACCTGTTAAATCTAGAAACTCTATTGATGGCTGGGATTCTGTATTGTCTATTTTACAAATGCCCGCTGGTGTACCGGTTGCTACTGTTGCTTTAGATGGTGCGAGAAATGCTGGTATTCTTGCTGCTCAGATTATTGGTAGCTCAGATAATGAACTAGGCAAAAGATTAGATGAGTTTAAAGAAAAATTAAAAGATAAAGTAATGGATGCTGTTGATGAAATTGACAAAAACGGCTGGGAAGGGAAAAAAATAGGGTTTAACTAA
- the nadE gene encoding NAD(+) synthase produces MKLIKLGGVTLNQIPLHWEHNLKNILDAIAIGRSKKVSILCLPELCITGYGCEDAFYAPGVHATALKMLERIVPETENMVVSVGLPMMYQNHIFNTVCLIANKDILGFVAKQYLPGDGIHYEPRWFTPWPENNVSKIKIGEKTYPFGDIFFKLGDIKIGFEVCEDAWVSSRPGVKLHKYGIDIILNPSASHFAFDKLKVRKRFVLEGSRAFGCAYVYANMSGNEAGRAIYDAGTLIASVGELKAVGERLIFDDVRLTAAVIDIEDNRVKQAQSSVQFKFADLTDICVESSFSFPEILPEESENEDKPWEASSHIKEEEFTRAVSLGLFDYMRKSYSKGFVISLSGGADSAAIASICSMMIRFGIESIGLEKYKAKLGYFKEIQDCQTAEEIAARMITTAYQPTENSGSITRNAASGLAKAINATHLELDVNKIFKGYTNIISEKLGRQLSWETDDIALQNIQARVRAPSVWMLANINGALLLSTSNRSEAAVGYATMDGDTSGGLSPIAGIDKAFLRSWLRWLENEGIQGEIKIPALKAINEQQPTAELRPAESKQTDEDDLMPYDLLDAIEEAAIRDKKMPLESFQLLLNQFPQYNRLQLKDWVIRFYRLWCRNQWKRERYAPSFHLDDKNLDPKTWCRFPILSGGFDYEIKELEAYFSKLN; encoded by the coding sequence ATGAAGCTCATAAAACTAGGGGGAGTAACACTTAATCAGATTCCACTTCATTGGGAGCATAATCTGAAAAATATATTAGATGCGATAGCAATAGGGAGGTCTAAAAAAGTAAGTATTCTTTGTTTGCCAGAGTTGTGTATTACTGGTTACGGTTGTGAAGATGCTTTTTATGCACCGGGTGTTCATGCTACAGCTCTAAAAATGCTTGAGCGAATTGTTCCTGAAACTGAAAATATGGTAGTTTCAGTTGGTTTGCCTATGATGTATCAGAATCATATTTTCAATACAGTTTGTTTAATAGCTAATAAGGATATTCTTGGTTTTGTTGCTAAGCAATACCTTCCGGGAGATGGCATACATTATGAGCCAAGATGGTTTACTCCATGGCCAGAAAATAATGTTTCCAAAATTAAGATAGGAGAGAAGACTTATCCATTCGGAGATATATTCTTTAAACTGGGTGATATTAAGATAGGCTTTGAAGTTTGTGAAGACGCTTGGGTTTCTAGCAGACCGGGAGTTAAACTTCATAAATACGGTATAGATATTATCTTAAATCCAAGTGCCAGCCACTTTGCATTTGATAAACTGAAAGTAAGAAAGAGATTTGTGTTAGAAGGTTCTCGTGCTTTTGGTTGTGCATATGTGTATGCTAATATGTCTGGAAATGAAGCCGGTAGAGCTATTTATGATGCTGGAACACTAATCGCAAGTGTGGGAGAATTAAAAGCAGTAGGTGAAAGGTTAATCTTTGATGATGTAAGGCTGACTGCCGCTGTTATTGATATTGAAGATAACAGAGTGAAACAAGCGCAAAGTAGTGTACAGTTTAAGTTTGCAGACCTCACAGATATTTGCGTAGAATCTTCTTTTAGCTTTCCTGAGATTTTGCCAGAAGAATCTGAAAATGAAGATAAACCTTGGGAAGCAAGTTCACATATAAAAGAAGAAGAATTTACGCGTGCAGTAAGTTTGGGTTTATTTGATTACATGCGCAAAAGTTACTCTAAGGGATTTGTAATTTCATTAAGTGGTGGAGCAGATTCTGCTGCTATTGCTTCAATTTGTTCTATGATGATCAGGTTTGGTATTGAAAGTATTGGACTTGAGAAATATAAAGCAAAACTGGGCTACTTTAAAGAAATTCAAGATTGCCAAACAGCAGAAGAAATTGCAGCTAGAATGATTACTACTGCCTACCAACCTACAGAAAATAGTGGAAGTATAACCAGAAATGCAGCTTCGGGTTTAGCTAAAGCCATCAATGCGACACATCTTGAACTGGATGTAAATAAAATATTTAAAGGTTATACAAATATTATTTCTGAAAAACTAGGACGACAACTTAGTTGGGAGACTGATGATATTGCACTTCAAAATATTCAGGCGAGGGTTCGCGCTCCAAGTGTTTGGATGTTGGCAAATATCAATGGTGCTTTATTGTTGTCAACTAGTAACCGTTCAGAAGCTGCGGTTGGCTATGCGACTATGGATGGTGATACTAGCGGTGGTTTAAGCCCAATTGCCGGTATTGATAAAGCATTCTTGAGAAGTTGGTTAAGATGGCTTGAAAATGAAGGTATACAAGGGGAAATTAAGATTCCTGCCTTAAAGGCAATTAATGAACAGCAACCGACTGCAGAGCTAAGACCAGCAGAATCTAAACAAACTGATGAAGATGACTTAATGCCGTATGATTTGCTGGATGCTATTGAAGAAGCTGCAATTAGAGATAAAAAAATGCCTTTAGAAAGTTTCCAATTGTTACTCAATCAATTTCCTCAGTATAATAGATTGCAATTGAAAGACTGGGTAATCAGGTTTTATAGATTATGGTGCCGAAATCAATGGAAAAGAGAGCGTTATGCGCCATCGTTTCATTTAGACGATAAAAACCTCGATCCTAAAACGTGGTGTCGTTTTCCTATTCTATCAGGTGGTTTTGATTATGAGATTAAAGAATTAGAAGCTTATTTTTCTAAATTGAATTAA
- a CDS encoding SufE family protein, translated as MSTRQIQEEIIDEFSILGGDRESTIFYIMELGEKLPELEESAKVEENIIKGCQSKVWLVTEYQDGKVVFNADSNTAITKGLISLLIRVLNEKTPDEIINTELFFIDKIGMRQLVGSQRSNGLTAMIKQMKMYALAYKAKFSN; from the coding sequence ATGTCTACCAGACAAATACAAGAAGAAATAATAGACGAATTTTCAATATTAGGAGGTGATCGTGAAAGTACAATCTTTTACATCATGGAATTAGGTGAAAAGCTTCCTGAACTTGAAGAATCAGCTAAAGTTGAAGAGAATATAATAAAAGGTTGCCAATCGAAAGTATGGTTAGTTACAGAATACCAAGATGGTAAAGTAGTATTTAATGCTGACAGTAACACGGCTATTACTAAAGGTTTGATAAGCTTGCTTATTAGGGTGCTTAATGAGAAAACACCCGATGAAATTATAAACACTGAATTGTTCTTTATTGATAAAATAGGAATGAGACAGTTAGTAGGCTCGCAAAGATCAAATGGTTTAACAGCCATGATCAAACAAATGAAAATGTATGCGCTTGCTTATAAAGCAAAATTCTCAAACTAA
- a CDS encoding MerC domain-containing protein, whose protein sequence is MKKVTHDMFRKYADQIGISGSIICLLHCIFFPLLGILGTGAATGVHDHEHIFLGDDFLFVLIGIIAVYYASKNTPNRKVKLSLWFFIGLFSVSLITSESIETYEWLTYLSHISAAGLVITHAYNFIKIRKLSHCSLSQC, encoded by the coding sequence TTGAAAAAAGTAACACACGATATGTTTAGAAAATACGCTGATCAAATCGGAATATCAGGATCTATTATCTGCCTACTGCATTGCATCTTTTTTCCTCTATTAGGAATTTTAGGCACTGGCGCGGCTACAGGCGTTCATGATCATGAACACATTTTTCTTGGAGATGATTTCCTTTTTGTTTTAATAGGCATCATTGCAGTGTATTACGCTTCTAAAAATACCCCTAATAGAAAAGTAAAACTTTCACTATGGTTTTTTATAGGTTTGTTTAGTGTTTCTTTAATCACTTCAGAATCAATCGAAACCTACGAATGGCTTACATATCTTTCTCACATTAGTGCAGCAGGACTTGTAATTACGCATGCTTACAACTTTATTAAAAT
- a CDS encoding SUF system Fe-S cluster assembly protein, which translates to MTDKELKEKVVNAVKTVYDPEIPVDIYELGLIYEISVFPVNNVYVLMTLTSPACPSAEEIPGEVETRIKNIDGVSEVTVELTFDPPYTQDMMSEAAKLELGFM; encoded by the coding sequence ATGACAGATAAAGAATTAAAAGAAAAAGTTGTAAACGCGGTGAAGACCGTTTACGACCCAGAAATTCCTGTTGATATTTATGAGCTAGGGCTAATCTATGAAATCAGTGTGTTTCCTGTAAACAATGTTTATGTTTTAATGACGCTCACCTCGCCGGCATGTCCGTCTGCAGAAGAAATTCCAGGTGAAGTTGAAACTAGAATTAAAAATATTGATGGTGTAAGCGAAGTAACTGTAGAACTTACTTTTGATCCACCTTATACGCAAGACATGATGTCTGAAGCGGCCAAACTAGAACTTGGTTTTATGTAA
- a CDS encoding aminotransferase class V-fold PLP-dependent enzyme, whose product MIDIKHIREQFPAIHQEVNGFPLIYFDNAATSQKPKEVIDALNAYYEGYNSNVHRGAHTLAAKATDAFEDTRESVRAFLGAKHIEEIIFTKGTTESINLVAYSFGRKFINEGDEIIISGMEHHSNIVPWQILCEEKGAKLNVIPIKENGELDYDVFESLVSEKTKLVAVAYVSNSLGTINDVKRIIAKAKSANAKVLLDGAQSSPHCHINVAELDCDFYAFSGHKVYGPTGIGALYGKKEILEEMPPFLGGGEMIKEVTFAKTTFNDLPYKFEAGTPNIGDTVALKNAIDFVNRVGKEEIAAYELELLEYATEKMKQIAGIKLVGTAAEKVGVISFLMDGVHHFDLGMMLDARGIAIRTGHHCTQPLMSSFGIDGTARVSFAVYNTKEEVDVLVEVLQKISDRFVAKASKVV is encoded by the coding sequence ATGATAGATATAAAACACATTAGAGAGCAGTTTCCTGCTATACATCAAGAAGTAAATGGCTTTCCGCTTATCTATTTTGACAATGCAGCAACTTCGCAAAAACCCAAAGAAGTAATTGATGCATTAAATGCATATTACGAAGGCTATAATTCAAATGTACATAGAGGTGCACACACACTCGCTGCAAAAGCTACAGATGCTTTTGAAGACACAAGAGAAAGTGTACGTGCTTTTTTAGGTGCTAAGCATATAGAAGAAATTATTTTTACCAAAGGCACTACAGAATCAATCAATTTAGTGGCTTATTCATTTGGTAGAAAGTTTATTAATGAAGGAGATGAAATCATTATCTCTGGAATGGAACATCACTCTAACATAGTTCCATGGCAAATACTTTGTGAAGAAAAAGGTGCTAAGCTAAATGTGATTCCTATAAAGGAAAATGGAGAATTGGATTATGATGTGTTTGAAAGTTTAGTGTCTGAAAAAACCAAACTGGTGGCTGTTGCCTATGTTTCTAATTCTTTAGGAACTATAAATGATGTAAAAAGAATCATTGCAAAAGCCAAATCGGCTAATGCGAAAGTGTTGTTAGATGGTGCACAATCTAGTCCGCATTGCCATATAAACGTAGCAGAATTGGATTGCGATTTTTATGCTTTCTCAGGGCATAAAGTATACGGGCCTACCGGAATTGGTGCCTTATATGGCAAAAAAGAAATTTTAGAAGAAATGCCTCCATTTCTTGGTGGTGGTGAGATGATAAAAGAAGTAACCTTTGCCAAAACTACATTTAATGATTTGCCATATAAGTTTGAAGCAGGTACTCCAAATATTGGAGATACAGTAGCGCTCAAAAATGCAATTGACTTTGTAAATAGAGTCGGTAAAGAAGAAATTGCTGCTTACGAACTTGAGCTATTAGAGTATGCAACTGAAAAGATGAAGCAAATTGCGGGAATCAAATTAGTTGGTACAGCTGCAGAGAAGGTGGGTGTAATTTCATTTTTGATGGATGGAGTACATCACTTTGATTTAGGCATGATGCTCGATGCAAGAGGTATTGCGATAAGAACTGGACATCATTGTACGCAACCTCTCATGAGTAGTTTCGGGATTGATGGTACTGCCAGAGTGTCGTTTGCTGTGTATAATACAAAAGAAGAAGTTGATGTCTTAGTAGAAGTATTACAAAAAATCTCAGATAGGTTTGTTGCTAAAGCTTCTAAAGTAGTGTAA
- a CDS encoding outer membrane beta-barrel protein, translated as MQTFNIWDKFNLRSQKVTGLVIFLIVIASSTQLFAQSNNRTVTLRRMNYDNKKMHYGFQIGIFSSNLNATYSEHFAQGLDSVVAISPNRHMSFSLGFIVNYSLGNELWDIRLLPNVSFYAHSVDYSFDADQVAGSDGSDLSEGSTELVQIDNATTFLELPIMFKYKSLRRKNARFYLIGGLTGAVGVGGKKGGEDPRSLGLNNYNLEVSYGIGLDSYMQFFNFAPELRFSHGLVNMLKSNDNIYTNNLDRMTTHKVTLYLNFEG; from the coding sequence ATGCAGACCTTTAACATTTGGGATAAGTTCAATTTACGTAGCCAAAAAGTAACTGGATTAGTTATCTTTTTAATTGTAATAGCATCTTCCACTCAGCTATTTGCTCAGTCAAATAATAGGACTGTTACGCTCAGAAGAATGAATTACGACAATAAAAAGATGCACTATGGTTTCCAGATTGGTATTTTCTCTTCTAACCTCAATGCAACATATTCTGAACATTTTGCTCAGGGTTTAGATAGCGTAGTAGCGATATCTCCTAATAGACATATGAGTTTCTCTTTAGGATTCATTGTTAATTATTCTTTAGGGAATGAACTGTGGGATATTCGTTTGCTTCCGAATGTGTCTTTCTATGCTCATTCAGTAGACTATTCATTTGATGCAGATCAAGTGGCTGGTTCAGATGGGAGTGACCTTTCTGAAGGTTCGACAGAGTTGGTACAAATTGATAATGCGACTACTTTTTTAGAGTTGCCAATTATGTTTAAGTATAAGTCTCTAAGAAGGAAGAATGCTAGATTTTACTTAATTGGAGGTTTAACTGGTGCTGTGGGTGTAGGTGGTAAGAAAGGCGGAGAAGACCCACGAAGTTTAGGCTTAAACAATTATAATCTGGAAGTATCTTATGGTATAGGACTAGATTCCTATATGCAGTTCTTTAACTTCGCTCCTGAGTTACGTTTTTCTCATGGCTTAGTTAACATGCTAAAGTCTAATGACAATATTTACACTAATAATCTCGATAGAATGACTACCCACAAAGTCACTTTATATCTCAACTTTGAAGGTTAA
- the ubiE gene encoding bifunctional demethylmenaquinone methyltransferase/2-methoxy-6-polyprenyl-1,4-benzoquinol methylase UbiE, translating to MAVVPYKEAASGKKQQVAEMFNNISHKYDFLNHFLSMGIDIYWRKRAIKILKAEKPKTILDVATGTGDLAIEAMSIKPDKITGVDISEGMLEYGRKKLKKLKLEDKIELQLGDSENLSFKNDSFDAVMVAFGVRNFENLEKGLAEIHRVLKDNGTLVVLEFSKPIVFPYKQLYNFYFKNILPLIGKIISRDQAAYTYLPESVQEFPYGKAFTDKLDKLGYKSVKCRPLTFGISSIYVAKK from the coding sequence ATGGCAGTAGTTCCTTATAAAGAAGCGGCATCTGGAAAAAAGCAACAAGTCGCTGAGATGTTTAACAATATCTCTCATAAGTACGATTTCTTAAATCACTTTTTAAGTATGGGAATCGATATTTACTGGAGAAAAAGAGCTATTAAAATATTAAAAGCAGAAAAGCCAAAGACAATTCTAGATGTTGCAACTGGAACTGGAGACCTTGCTATAGAGGCCATGTCAATTAAACCAGATAAAATTACTGGTGTTGATATTTCTGAAGGAATGTTGGAGTATGGTCGCAAAAAGTTAAAGAAACTTAAGTTAGAAGATAAAATAGAACTTCAATTAGGCGATTCTGAAAATCTTTCTTTTAAAAATGATAGTTTTGATGCTGTAATGGTGGCATTTGGCGTTAGAAACTTCGAAAACCTTGAAAAAGGGCTTGCAGAGATACATAGAGTTCTAAAAGATAATGGCACTTTAGTTGTACTTGAATTTTCTAAACCAATCGTTTTTCCCTATAAGCAACTTTACAATTTCTATTTTAAAAACATTTTGCCTCTAATAGGCAAAATTATTTCTAGGGACCAAGCCGCTTATACCTATTTACCTGAATCTGTTCAGGAATTTCCATACGGAAAAGCTTTTACAGACAAGTTGGATAAGTTAGGCTATAAATCAGTAAAATGCAGACCTTTAACATTTGGGATAAGTTCAATTTACGTAGCCAAAAAGTAA